The Hippocampus zosterae strain Florida chromosome 2, ASM2543408v3, whole genome shotgun sequence genome contains the following window.
gagggtgtgttccaactacagagggatcacactcctcagcctccctggtaaggtctattcaggggtgctggagaggagggtccgtcaggaagtcgagcctcagattgaggaggagcagtgttttcgtcccggccgtggaacagtggaccagctctacacccttagcagggttctcgaggatatgtgggaattcgcccaaccagtctacatgtgttttgtggacttggagaaggcgtttgaccgtgtccctcggggagttctgtggggggtgcttcgtgagtatggagtaccgaaccccctgatacgggctgttcggtcactataccaccgatgtcagagtttggttcgcattgccggcagtaagtcggaatcgtttccagtgggggtaggactccgccaaggctgccctttgtcaccgattctgttcataacctttatggacagaatctctaggcgcagccgaagcgttgagggggtccgttttggtggcctcagtattgcatccctgctttttgcagatgatgtggtgctgttggctccttcaaacagggctctccaactctcactggagcgtttcgcagccgagtgtgaagtggttgggatgaaaatcagcacctccaaatctgaaaccatggtcctccgttggaaaagggtggagtgccccctccgggtcgggggggagatcttgccccaagtggaggagtttaagtatcttggggtcttgttcacgagtgagggcaggagggagagagagatcgacaggcggatcggtgcagcgtctgctgtgatgcggacgttgtatcggtctgtcgtggtgaagaaggagctgagccaaagggcgaagctctcaatttaccggtcgatctacgtcccaaccctcacctatggtcacgagctatgggtcgtgaccgaaagaacgagatcccggatacaagcggccgaaatgagttttctccgcagggtgtccgggctctcccttagagataaggtgagaagctcggtcatccgggaggggctccgagtcgagccgcttctcctccacatcgagaggagccagatgaggtggcttgggcatctgattcggatgcctcctgaacgcctccctggtgaggtgttccgggcatgtcccaccgggaggagaccccgaggaagacccaggacacgctggagagactatgtcacccagctggtctgggaacgcctcgggatcccccggggagagctggaagaagtagctagggagagggaagtctgggcttccctgctaaagctgttgcccccgcgacccggccccggataagtggtagaagatggatggatggatggatgaacaagtTTGTTTTGGGGAGAATAGATAGTCCATATTTCCCTCTTCTAACCACGCAGGAACCGGTCCACTTTTCTTAGCAGAGAACAAAGGCACCTGCACAGAATGCCTCCGTCGTCATGACTGACAGCTGCTTGGCCCACCTCCTCGATGGACAAGTGGCGATGGACTGAATCGTGACGGAAGCACGCAGCAATTGGGCAGGTTCTGGTCGTCGATGAACTTTAATGTGACATCTCGCCAGGTCCCAAAACACAGAACGCCATTTATCCTCTAGTCTGATATTGTGACCGTCATGAACGCCAAAATAGTCGTGTAGTGTGTTTGACAAGGGCCATGACAGCCTTGGACAAGGAGATAAAAGACATCTCCTTATTTGTGCCACTGTTGCTAGAGAATGTGCTTAGTATTAATTTTAATGAAAGGCTGAATCATTgttcttcatattttttcacccgagtattttttgggggttctaCATTTCCATGCAACTGTTCAAAGTCCTTGAGAATTCAAAGCTAATTGCACCTATAACGGACAAGCTTCTATTATTTTTTCTCTAACACCATCGGTGTATAAATGCcatagcaaaaaacaaaacaaagcataaCACTATCGTTGATCATGATAGTTTCTGAGAAAATCGATTATGATGTTATTGTGACAGGCCAAACGATACCAAATGGGACGTTCTCATATGGAATTGGCGACTGAGTTGAAGAGTGTCATCAGCGGATTACGTGAGAGTAACGGAGACCGGAGAGTCACACAACGGCAGTGGACAGCAGAGCCTACGTGGAATATTTTGACGGCTCAAACACCTGCTGTGAATTTTGCCATGCAGCATCTTGTTGGAAAAATCTGAGTTGCGCAACAAGTACTCCAACATGGAACAGTTTGACATGTGCATCCAGATGTTTTGTGGTCGAATTTAATTCATCAGTGAAGTTTAGAGGTAATTTGATGGGTTCATCCAGAAATGTCACTTGAAGGCCAAACATTCGGcgctttttgtgagtagtgcaCAAAATGCTTGACGCTTCCGACTGTTGCTAGTGATTCCTGGACTTGTTCGTGCTTGGAAAGCTAGTCCTGTCAATATGTTTGAAAGTTTTATGAACACTCACTGACGACaagaagatttttttgtttcagagCTATTTTCAATAAGTCACTTGGAGAGGTCTTACGTGTCAGTCAGGCCGTACGCCAAGTCCAACATGTCCATTTCCTCGTCCGTGACGGGGCCCAGTTTTTTGTAGACGTCCTCGTCAAAGATGAGATGACAGGTGGAGCATGCCAGCGTCCCCTCGCATGCTCCTGAGGCCAAGCACACACTTGATGAGTCGACCGGATACGCGCTTCTCATATGCGCGCGGCCGCCAAGTTTACAAaccaaagccatcaaagtcgagATCTTCATTGATAACAACGTCGAGCAGCGAGTCCCCAGGAGAGCCCTCGGCCGTGATCTTCTCGCCATCTCTGTTGATGAAGTGGACCGTCACCCGATTGTCTGACCTGCGCGGAAAGCGAATCACTGAGCACATCCCTCCAAAGTCACGCAATCATATTCATCTTTtaactgaacccccccccccccccctccgacccTCGATAAGCTTTTACTAACCATGTCGGTGAAACCGTGCACAATGTGATTAAATGCTTATAATCAGCCAGAGTCTGACTCTCCTACACCAATTGACCTTTTAAGGCAAAGCATGCAAGGATTAGCAAATAAACCCCACAAACGTTTAATCACTGTGTGTgttggagagggaggggggggggggagataagaCACAAGCTATTTGATAGCCTTTGTAGCCCATCcaccctgccaaaaaaaaaacctcagaggGATGGTCGCAGCCTTGAGCGCACATGACCAAGTTGGCAAAGCAAGCCAAAATTCAAGGTTCTACCAACCTCCCAAGTAGAACACGCTCAACTATGCACACAACTGTCTTTAAAAACTCCCTTTACCACTGTGATgagatgggggagggggactTTCTACCAACTACAATGCCAAGACGGGCTTGTACTCGCAAAACAAAAGTACACAGTGTTCCAACACAATTTGTCATCGTTTCATAGCCCAACAATGGCACATGTCAAATTTTAACGAGATGTGGAAAATCTAAAAGTTTAACCAAGTTTAGTGTTAAACTTGAGCTGAATTAATGTTGTGGTTTTTCTTCGGtagcaatgaaatgaaattttgtGCTCACAGTCAAACAGGCTTGACATTTTACCAAGTCTATCGCCCTCTCCCCCGTGAACCTCCCTCGTTGTCATGATGTTACAGTGGCCTAAAAGAAGTTCTTATACATTTGAACGGAACTATTACTTCAGtacattttgttaccctgtgcactttttttctcaactttttAAGTACTGCacataaggagaaaaaaaagatcatttgttttcaaatattttggtgcAATACTTTTTAAGTGAGATCAATGTGAATATGAATCAGTCTtcaaatacaattattttctATATCTAAGTGCATGACTGTGCAAAATGCTACAGTGGCTATTCGTAACAAGTACATTTTAGGAATACTGTAAAACTCCTGGCTCGATTTGATGAATCCTACCACTGGTACTCGAATGGATTTTAATGTTGGCCATTATGCTGATATTTGGAGAGTTTAGCATGCTAGGTGGAAACATTTCAAGAACTACTATAGTAGTACAACACCTGGCAAAGATGATGGAATCACAGCTCCTGTGGAGAATGATCATTTCAAGCacctgtgtcaaactcaagacccggGGGCCATGTCCGGCCTGCAACATCATGTTATGTggggcccacaaaagcaaatcgtgtgtgtcaacttgcttgATCCTCGCTaagatctgtaccaaaatgtcacattttcatgtgtaatcaataacattgagattttgtgactttgtttgcactcacttgaacaataatttaaCAAACCATTATTGTTGACAGATTTCAAAGCTAGTACtgcattaatttgttgtgtacgagTACCAATGCGTTGAGAAgattcaacatttttgtggtttcactgtcataacagccctccgagGAAAGTTTctggtgacaaaaatgagtttgacactcctgatTTAAAGGGCACCTCCGCCAGCACGTATTGAGGCCTTGATGGGGAAAGGGAGTAATATtgtcaagtttgaaaaacatctGGTCTTTCCATCTTTGTGTCAAGTCTTGTCGTCATCAAATAAGCATGCCCAAAACGCCCTGGTTAATCGTAAAGCAAGGCGCCATGTTCGGAACGGATGTGGCGTCAGGTCCTTGACTGGACCTTCCCTTGCACCCACCGGTTGCTATTAAGTGATAGAccacattgttgttgttatcagACATCTTGTCATAGAGAGCACTTTGGGGCTGGACTTGTACCTCAAATACACGATCGCTGTTCGTTAACCATTTCACCACAGAATCCCAAATCCATTCAAATGGATTACTAATTGTAATTTTGCTGAACACAAGGTGTTCTTCCAgcaatccatccttccattttctgaaacgcTTATCCTTTCGGACtaattttaaatccatccacTTAGTCTGCGGCTGccaacaaccatccaggctCGCCTTTCAATGATGCTACGTCACAGCTGCGCTCCCAGGAACCAAGAAGGAGCAAGTATGTGTGCACGTGTTCGCTGCCATGGCATCTTGGACAGAAAGGTCCCACAAGCTTCAATAcaagcaggggaaaaaaaacacattgggtGACAATTTTTCCCTTCCGATCACCATACGTACACTTGAAAGTTTTAATTTTGGAGAATAAAGGCAATTACAGATATGACACAAACCATTTGTATTCAAAAATGATAGCCTTCTGGCTTTtagcaacacaaaaaaaggtaagaAGTCTTTTTTAGAGCAAGTCGAGAGGAAAATTTGGTTTGTAGTGCATGTGAAATAAgattttgcttcattttctATCTTGATGCTTTGAGGTCTTCCTTGGTCTACCAGGACGCTCGCTCACTTCCTTTTCACAaccttcccattttgttttcacgGTCCTTGGTTAAGGTTTTAGACACCACTGACTGGGAACAACCAACATTCCGTGATGTTTTACCTACTTGAAGTTGAATAACTCTCTCTCTACTTCCATGTCGTGGTGGAGCCATGATTCATTGTCATTCCACTTGGTGCTTCATCCCTTCAAAGTGTGAACACTCTGATTAAACTGCAGACCGATAAGCAGATTCAATTGGATGtgggtgtttgttttaaaacggATTCCAGATGTTTCCAGACTTTTCCCCCCTTCTAAATTCAGTGATTCCAAAATAATTTCCTTCTACttgctaacaaaaaaaatgtaacaggaCAACAATTGGACTTCTTTCTTTTGTCGTAAAGCCAGAACAGTGGCATTTTGAATCAAAATTATTTGGTGTAACATTCGTGAGTTTAATCtcccaattaaaatatttaaatgaacaACCTCCAGAATCgacgattcattttttttctcaccgggGCTGAGGATGGGAGACAAATGTACACTACAGTTGTTTTAGCCGGTATCTCAAGTGCTAACCATACGCGAGTAAGTGTGTATGAACAAGAGTTATTTACTGGAGAAAATGTCTCCGGCCCTGCTTCTTGTGCCACACAAATTTGGGGTGTTTACGCTGCCGACACAGCGGGTCCAACGACCTACCTCAGCGGCTGCGTGCGGGTGACAAAACTCCTGCCAATCAGTCCCGAAGCCGGACAACTCGCTGCCATCCTCCGCGCATATTCACGTACTCCAGCGTGGGCTATTCTTCCGAACGCCGTCAGCAGTGACGCCATTTAGAACACGATGAATATGTCCACGAGCAAACTTGAAGGTACTGTACTTAAAACAGCTCGACGCGACACAACACTGGCTGTCTCTCACCTTGCGCACTGTTGCAAGCCAGCTCGTTACTTAAAAGCTACCCGGAGTCACTCAGTCAGTGTCACGCGCATTGCGTAACCAACTACTTCCTGCAGTGCGTGTTGACTCCGTGGACACACCGAGAGTAGCCGCGGAATGAGCAGGGACATGGGATGAAGaaaaaggaggggagggggggggggggggaaacgttaaaagaaaaacaaacttgaTACTACAAATGACGCACAAGCGCTTCCCTTTataggtgtttgtttgtttagctcCTGTATTTCCTGTTAAGGCGAAGAGCGGAAGATGTTAACTTCTGGTCAAAGTTTCAGAATAAATGTTATACTATACCTTATTTCGGAACGGAAAGTGCCTCTCATTCCTTACACCCTGAATGTATACCTCAACGGACTTCTAGAATACAATCACAATGAGTAATGGGCATATCTTCATAAATACACCTTGGTTGACACTTGACAAGTATTACAGTTGACTTTATTATGAATCACAATTACCTAAATTTCTGTAGAGCAGTGTTTGCTTTTGCCTACCAGTAAGTAATTTATGAATGAAAGTGCGGGGTGCCCCAAGGCCAAGGGTCAATTTTACGTTCTTTACATTACAATCTATACATTCTTTCCCCTGAGAACGTAATCAGTTGTTGTGAATCAACTTCCACGGTTATACAGACAATGCTACACTCAAATATACATCGCGGTGTCTCCTGATGGCACTGGGTCAATTGATGcccttttaaaatgtgtttttttccccatataaaATCATGAATGGCAGTCAATTTCCTGCACCTCAACCATGACAAAACAAGGTTTTAGTCATTGGGTCTGTAGGTAAAAGAGAAACACTTTTACCCAAACTATACAGTTTAATCCCTCAGAATATGTAATGCACTCGGGTGTCACTGTCCGCTCTGATCTTAATTTGATTCACATTATCTACAACCTGGAACTCTTGACACACTAAACTGAAGCTCTCAGAGCTTATTACACATGGGGCCTTTTGATTCATGCTGATTGATAAACAGTGTGAGGCCACTGAATAATGcctgtgtttattatttgttatttctgaaaaaaaaaagttgcactttATTTCAAGACACCATGCACTCACTGCGAGTGTTTGGTTGACAGTCTTAAGTACCTCATCAATGGATATCCTACTGTATTTATgggcagttcttttttttttaagctacacacctttgttttgcttttttaggACGCTAATTACTAGATCAGTGTTATGTTGACATCCTTCAGTAGTGATCCTGATGCCACTTATTTCTTTAGCCTTGGCAAGCAGGAAGTTGTTGAGTTTCTCCGGGCTTGAACAATCTTCTCACAGATCAATTGCTGTTCTGTTTGTGGGGCTTGCACCCATTTTCGATGTTTGTGGGTGAAGGTAAAACCACCCCTCCAATGGCCTTGTGTCCTGTGTCCCCCTTGCTGTAGCATCTTGATACTGCTGATGAGGAACACTGTACCTCATTCATATCCAACTGTgataacaaaacacacacacacacattgtatatactgtacgtctgataaaatgacctggcagATTAGATGTATTCGAAACACAAGAAGCGGACTGTAGTGACTTTGATGTGACAGGGAGCCCGCTGTTATTAGCTGCCTCTGCATCAGCATTGACCTGAGAGGGCAAAGTACAAGTAATATGGAAGATAACCAATAACCTCATCAAAATTGTGACTTCTTATTGGCGGATTTGGCTTTTACGATCCAAGCGACAGTCTATTTATGCTTCGTCTCTTACAGTTCGGCGCCGCTTACTGTTCATCAGTGCCACCTCAGGTGAGAAACATGCTTTCAGAACACCGTCTACACGAAGCGATTGCATTACAGGTACTTTGTGTgaggaaaaacatgtttatttgtgtttttttacaggATGTCCAAGTCAGTGCCACTGCTCCTGCTCCTGACACTGTCAGGTAAGAAAGCACAATATGGCTtatgttttcagttgttttgttAAATAACAAATGACTGTCTTTGAAGATTCTAAACCGTGTATAGGTGTGAATATGAATGTGAGGAGTTGTTTGTAAGTGCCGTGCGATTTTTT
Protein-coding sequences here:
- the LOC127592574 gene encoding adrenodoxin-like, whose translation is MASLLTAFGRIAHAGVREYARRMAASCPASGLIGRSFVTRTQPLRSDNRVTVHFINRDGEKITAEGSPGDSLLDVVINEDLDFDGFGACEGTLACSTCHLIFDEDVYKKLGPVTDEEMDMLDLAYGLTDTSRLGCQICLSRSLEGMVARIPESVADIRQSQDGSSQ